CCAATTGGACCTTAACTCAAATCTTTATAGCATTAGGAACCAATTCGAAACTCCAATGGGATCCAATAGGGGATGGCTTCGAAGTACGGGAAAAAATTGCGGACAAAGGAGCATGAAAATGTAGCCGATAAATGCATTCCTACACGAAAAAAACATTGTGTATAATTGGGCTTTCCAGCTGGATAATTCATAGTTATGTATTTAAACGAATTGGAAGCTCCAGTTGGAATGCCTGCTCAGTCAAGAATGACCATTGGCATCCAGTTGGACCTTCCGAACGGAAAATCTTAAGTTGTGTATTCGGAACAGAATCGCTCGACATAGAATTTCCAATCAGACATTGTAATTCGGCCTACCATTCTGATTGGCTGTCCAGTTGAGTCCACTTGATTCCCATTGGATTGGAATAGAATGCACAGTTGAACACAAAGTTTTTTGTCTTTTGCCAGTGCTGTCAATGCCCCGTCGCTGATTGCATGAGTTGTTCATTTCCTTGGGGGTGCAAATCAGCCCCAAAAAGTtgttcttttggaagccttttgcCATCTTCCCGATTGTCGGACTGCAGTCACAACATGACAATATGTTAGTTAGAATATGGTAGGACCCATCCAGATGTGGATACAGGCACAGTCATTCTCCCATGAGGCTTAAGCTTTAGAGATAACAAAGGTAATGCGACCAAATCTGTGGCAGGCGTtagcaaaaagaaattgaaatattGTCGGCTCGGTGACGTAAGGATACAAGTCCAGTTTTAAGAATTAGCCAAACATAAAGGTCAGTCAAATATATATGTGTAAAAGATGCAAATCTATAGATGATACCATGAAGCTTTCCAGGCTGGTtagagaaatataaagaaaaagaaatggcgggcatggcagcacctgccaccacctcgtttcaaaggggacaGTGCCCAGCTCACTGTGCAGCTGGAGGCCGGAAGAGAGTGCAGAGAAAAATACAACCCAAATTTGGGCGCCGCCGACATCGAGGCAAAACAGCACAGACATGAAGACTCAGCAGTGCATGCCCCCAAAACGAAGGGCATCAGAGGCAATTTCAAAAGTCAAAGGAGCAATGAAGAACCCTATAAGGAAATCCAAGGCGAACCCATCTGGGCTGCTCTGCTGCCACTGAAATCTGCCATTCGCGCAGAAAATTTCAGCATTTCAGAAAAATTCTTCGTGAGGTTCGCTGCTCTTTCCGGACGATGCTCGCCTTCGAGACTTGGAGCTAAGCTAAAAGCATTCATAAACAAGCTGGCAGCTAGCAGTCTCTGCCTTTCATGCAAAGTGTCCCAGTTGCAGTTTGCCGCTCAAGCTCCATGTCCCCACTGACATCACAAACCCTGGCACAGTCAAATTTTTATATACACACCTGTCCAGACATTACAGTGTGCTCTCAAGGAGGAAGCCTAAGCATGGGTTTCATACAAGTGCCTCTTTAGGTAATTTCCGCATGATCGGCATGCGCAACTTCACTGCAAGGACGTACGTGCAGGTGTTCCAGCACACAGCAATGCAGCCACAAGTCACACCACACACAATGGGCATAAGCCCCACGAGGATGGCCACTTGCATAAAAGATAGAGCATGCTAGCAAAGAAGCAATGGGCTAGTTGATGTTCACTTTCTGAAGATGCAGCACCAAAATGGCAGATATAACAAAGCATCGAACATTGTGGCCCACTTGAAGAGTCAGAATGCATGATAGCCAAATCATGTTCACTGAGCATAGCTCATTTTCAGTGCAAGCTGAAAGCATTCCTATATCCACTTCCAAGACTATGATTTGTATTTACTATGTGAATGCTGACACTGCAGAGGAGAATGTGGTtttcgttactttttttttatgcatcaGGCCAGGGTCAAGTTTCTGCCAGCCAACGTATCTTTCCTCTGATTGAACTTTGCTCTCTATTCTCTTGTTACTTCTCACACCCCTGGACGCCCTGCCCAAGAGCGCCACACATTTGAGGCAAACAACCAAACCATGCTTGTGTTAACCATTTTTAATTCCTCCAACGAACCATCAACCGGCACATACTGTCACGCATGTACAGCAGAATTCTCAAACATAAATACTGTACACTGCCAAAAACatccctgcagaaaaaaaaaaaaaattagtgacgGCGTGTCATCAAATCAGGTTCATCCCACACCTGCTTGTGCATGAGGGATGCCAGCCTGTCAAAATGATTAAAGCACATCTTGGATTTCTTCAACACATTATAGCCACTGCATTCTGCAACACAATGCCTAGGGTAAAATCATCTGGGCTAAAGGTATCTTGAGCAATACAGATATATTGATGTCAGTAACAAGCCCTACATTAAAAATAAAAGGAACCTGAAGCCTTTCCTCCTCAACAAGCAGTCCCGCTCGGCTGCTTTTTGAGGAGAAAGATGAGCTGCCTTGCTCGAGATATAAAACTAGTCTATGTACACGCGAATCTCGCACATGCCATGCCACCACTTTATCTCAGAATCTCACTATATGCCACAAGCAGGTACAGCACGAGGAAGCAGCTGGTCAACTGGAAGCAACTTCTTGCACAGTGTTTGCTGCCTAGCTTGGCATCCACATATACTTCATTTCAGCATTTGTGATACCACCTGTCATACTCTGTCCCACACACAGCATATAGCTCTGTGTAAAGGTGTGCAGGAAAACATCAATATTATTGACATGAAGCTAGAAAGTTTTAGCTGCTGATTCAGAAACACTAGCTGAACCTTAATGGCATTCGGGGCCCATTTTTTCTGGCTCAATAACAATTACAGTTCTGAAATGCCTCAGAAAGCCCACTGCAGTTTTTAAGCATGCTTCGTTCTGCACAATAAGGCCACAGTGAAAAATAAGAATGCACAGGCTTCACAGTATTGTATGCTATGACTGAAATGAAGTAGACGAGTAATGTGGCATTTGTGATTCAGCGTGCCTAAGGGCATGGATATAAGCATATCTTCTTGGTGTGCACTTAGGTATTTACATAAAATGCTGGAACAGCAAGAGGTGCAGACCTCACAACAATGGCACTGACTCCCCAGTACACTACCTCCTAGTGTTGCAAGCACTATCTGGCCACGATGCATTCAGCTCTTCAGATGCTAGAGAATACAACATTTAGGCACTGATTGGTCTCAGCCCTGCTGAGACGTATGAGCCTATCCTGACAAACATACACACAAAGAGAGGCAATATTTATAATAAAACGCTCAGTGCCAGCTGTAAACAGGAAGAAGGAGACTACGACAATGCCTGACTATAGGGAGCCATGGGGGCAGCAGTTAGGAGCAGGACATGGAAGTAGGTGCAATGCCAACAATCGTGCACGAGAATTTGACCCGCATGTATCGAAGGCACACAACAAGGTGCAATCAAGAAATACAGAGCACAAAAATAAAGTGACTGAAGGCACTCAAGTGAAGGCTGCAGTGTAGATGCTAGCTAGTCAAGGCAATGGTGCCCTCGCACAAGCAAGCTACGACCAGATACAAGGTACTCAGAGCCACGCAGGCCCATCACGCTGACCGAAGGCCACACACGTTCAACTGCCAGGCTGGTTCGGTAGAAACCTGCACAAAGATGCATTTTAATAACTCAAAAATTCCAACATGCAAACATCAACTTAAGAGTAAGTGACACATAGAGAAGCTGCATTCTGGAGGAAACAGAGGCAGCAACTTTCACTCCTTAAAATGTCAgcaacgaagactaccagatgcAGTTCTTAATACAGTGAATGCTAGAAGAACTGCAAGATGCAGGCAAACGCAgctagaaacaagaaaaaaaaaactaagcatcACACCATAGCCAAAGGACACTGGACATACTCTCATTTTATCTTATTCTAACTACATTCACGCCATTCTAGCGTCACATCCATGAAAGAAACACTAGATTTGCCTGACCTTTCACAACAATGTAAGTACTCCCACCTCTGtctttttcataaaatatacTACCTTAACCCTTTGCTGAAAGAAAATCTTTTCATTACACCCAGTTACATCTTTTCTCGTGTCGACCATCCACACAAAGTTGAAGTGCCATCTTGTCGCACTAATTTCGTGCCATTCTTCCTTTATACTGAGAACCGCCACTGAAGAACTGCCTTCCCGCCTCCACAGTTTCCATTTGTGACACTACTAACTTCAAGATTGCCATCCAAAGTACCttatagtttcttttttttttgttctgtacaGTAATATTCCAATAATTCACCACTCCTTTTTGCTATGCCTACAGGCCTTCAAAGTatgtataataaataaataaataaataaataaataaataaataaataaacaaataaataaataaataaataaataaataaataaataaataaataaataaataaatgccacttttttttctttcaggagcaGGAAGTTATTGAAACACCTTGCTAATATATGCAAGTGAAATGGTAGATGTAGTCATACAAGACAAAGCACTGCAAAAGACAATCAATCTTTAACAGCCATTTCCACAGTAGCCAGCTCGTTATCAATGCAAGCACATTTATGCCACAGTATTCTGAAGCTTTTAGAAATGGTCCACCTTGCTAGTTACTGTTTGCCTTCTTGCAGAAAGTTCAGACTGTTTACTTCAGATGAGGGGCCTTAAAATACTCATGTAACCTGCGCCTGCTGTGCCTGTTGCAATTTGGAATAATGCATTGCCTATCTCCCTAATGTCGTGGCTACATGTACATCGTGCATATTGTATACCTCATTTCTAAGTTTTTATGCAAGTTTATCCCCAATCCTGCAGTCACACTTTGCAGCTTTCTGTTTCTTATTATTATTGTCCTTCGTTCCTCTGTCACTGGCCTCAACTTCTATTGTGGCACAGCACAAAGTGTGGTAGACAAAACTAGTGACAAGGGACCGAAATGAAGGGAAGCAAAACACCGCAAAATACAGCTCCTTTATAAGCTTGACAAAGGCATACGGTacagacaaataaataaataaaactgctgctttcttcctttcttataaGCAAGAGGCACCTACCTTCCTGAGGGAGCTTTTGCCACCAAAGTTGCGGATCTCATCCATGAGGATGTCTCTGGTGCCGACGACTGATGCCTGTGAATTCCTGGTTACACTCTGGGAACCGGACTGTGCTGCAGTCACCTTACGGGGTCCATCACACTCGGATGTTGATCGCTTTAAGTGGTCCGAACTGCGCTCTGTCTGAGCTGTGCTGTGGTCCTGCACTGCCTGGGCAGAGCCGACATGCCCGTTCACTTTGACCACAGAATGTGCGGAAGCCAGAGGTTCCACGGTGACACCGGACTTCAGGGTGGCCTGCACAATGCTTGGCTTGTTGTTGCTGCAGCTAGGGTGCCCAGTGCCACTCAGGTGCTGCTCCGATGTTGCACTCGGCTTCTTTGCCAAGCGAACAATCTCGCTCTGGAGGTATGGTGGCAGGGATCGCCGGTCTGTCATGCTGTCATGCTGACTGCTCACAGACACTTCTGAACTCGTGTGAGTGCTGGTCACAGTTACCCTGCCCTTGTCGGAAGGTTGCACTGATAGCAATCGTTGCACACTCATGGCCACTGGAATGTCCTCGTGAGGCGTAGCCCTTTCCCGAGATTGGGACACCTTATGCTGAAGAGAAGCTTCTTGTGACAGCTTCTCGATGGCCTCCGCAGAAAATCCACGCACCACGGGCGCTGCATACAGGATCCCAGTGGGCTTCTTTGATTCAGGCTTGGGCTTTGTCTGCTGCTTTGCACCTGACTGCACTGTCAAGCTTCCATGAGGCTTTCTCGTCTTTTCCTCTATGCCCTCCAAGCCCCCAAAGCTTTTCTGACGGTTGATCAAGGAGCTGGTGGATACAATGGCTCGCTCTTCTCTCTGGTCTTTCCATGTGCCGAAGCTTACAACTGGTGCTGTCATGCATTCCGCGGAGCCTGGCTGTTTAAACGCTCGGCTGCGCTCTTCAACGAGGCTCAGTGGACGTGCTGGCTTCGTCCTGGGTAAGGTGGAGACTCGAACTTCATGCTGGCCATTCACGGCAGCGGTGCTGGCTGCCTGCGGTGCAGCAGCAGATGTGGCTGTGGTGCTTGGAACGATCTTGTTGTCTTCCAGTAAGTTCTGATTTGATGCTAGCTGCTGCTTCCAAGCCACGAACTGCTCCTGAAGGCGTGCATACTCACTCAGCAGGTTGTCCTTCTCTTCTTCAAACTGAAGCTGCCCCACCTCCCTTGACGCTGGTTGAATTCGCTGGCTCGGACACAGATCTGCTGTGGAGACTGACTGCTTGGCACTTTGCTTCAATGCTTGATTGTCCCCACCAGTTTCCCAACTTCCAATTTTGACTGTGAAAACAGTATCTCCATCGGATGACTGCTTTTCCTCAGTTCGTGTTAAGGTTGCTGAACCAAGTGTAGGACCTGATGACACCTTTGATGAAACTGGGTGGTGCACGCCACTTTTGGCGGTGCTAGGTGAAATGACTTTGATATTCTTGAACCTCTCAAAGTTTGGCTTGGGTGCCTCACCACTGTAGATGTCATCAACAACCTCGGTCTTGTATGACCCATATGACCCTATAGAGAAAGAGATTGGACCAGCCACAATGCTGCGGGGCCGCGGTGTTCGTTCTCGCTCAATGTCTTGCTTGTGATTCAGCTTGGTATCCTGCTCGGGAACAGAGGCTTCACACTCTTTGACCTCTGGTGAGATTTCATTCGATGCCTGCAAGATAGCATTTTCAACATCAGTTCTTTTTTCAGCAGCATTCGGAAAGCTGCTCATCTTAACAAGCTCCCTGCGGTCTAAAACACCCGTTTGTGGTGTATCACGGCTGCTTTCTTCAGAATCCTCTGATATTACACATTTGCTCTTTGATGCATCGACATTAACTGAACCAGTATGAAGGTATTCAACGGAAGCCATCTGCACTGTAGTCTTAACTTGGCCTCCCTTGTGCTCTTGGCTCACAACAACTGTTTGCACAAAAGTTTCTTCTTCAGGTACTGAGTTAGATGCCTCCACTTGCATTACACAGGTGCCTGGCTCCGACAGTGGCTCAGACGCATTCTGGGTCTCGGGAGAAGGTGAATCCTCATGCCTTGCAGACACCTTGACTTCTTTGAGACGATAAATCTGCAGGCTGTCCCTACGAGGCATTGGTTCCTTCGTGACAACTGAGCTGCTTTCATCCGACTCCTGATCCTGGTCAGGGCCGTTTGAATGTGACACAGCAGGTTCCTCAGTAGGCACTGCTGACAGGCTCGATGTTTCTGAGCTCTCAGCGCCTGATTCAGGCTGCTCTTCCTTTGCCAGATTTGCTACTGTCTCCACAATGCTGCACCTAGACTCCACTTCTTGTTGCACAGTGAGTTCAGCTTTGACTGAAGTACTCCCAGAGGTGGCTGGACTGATAGAATCCCTTTCCTTGCTCTTCAGCTCATCTTGGTCTGCCGAGCAGCTGCCAACACTTCGATTTTCAGTAACTTCATGCGGAGTGGCATCTCTACTTCCCACGTCATCCACGAGTCCACTGTCATCTCTCGAAAGATTACTTTTGGGTGAGTCCGGCTGTGGAGGCTCAGTCTTCATTTCATCTTGAGACACCGCTTTTGACTCGGAAGCAATGACTGATCTCGTTCTGAATGGTGATGGTGGCTCAGGAATGGTATACTCCCACGACGCACTGTCTGACACACAGGCTGAACTGTCCACAATCAATGAATCTGGGTCCTCTGGTGAATCTAAAGAGGCATCGATATGAGGTAACACAAGCTTCTGGAAGTCTGTAGATGCTTCACCATATTGTCTTGAATAGTCGTCTGaaagaacaaggaaaaaaattgaaataaggGAGTTAGACAGCTACTGATAATCACTGCAGGGGCTCTGATCAGAAGAAAACATAATATTGTTTGTATCTTAATTTTGCCACTGAACTAAATGCAATAAGTTATTTCAGGTGAAAAATAACTTTCGCACGTTTGATTAGAAACAGACTCAGTACACCACATGGTAAgaaagtaccgtaaaaaccggaatataggtcgaactttttttcaaaaaaccatggtgaaaagtcgatccccgtcttatataccggtcattggcggaaaaaatacggaagtcttgcaacaatgggtggatgaagtcagcagcctccatcaccatcgccatcagcagcagtgccgccattttgcgtttcagtagatgcaaagcggaagctaacggcaatttaccgtcgccttcaagaaaaacacgattgagtacgaggaagctcacgggaacctggcggcacagcgcgaatttggagtatccgaaaatagcattcagtactggcggaggcagaagctgcgtattacaacttgcagcaaccagaagaaaacatcatttcgtgggcagaccatAGTGtgtcgagaataggaaggaaacgttgcgctgcgagcaagatcgctgcctgtgactgccaaatgcatccgcgtgaaagcggcagagatcgcgcgtgcctctagactcacgagggcgcaattcaaaggctcgccatcctggttgcggcgattcatgaagaggagggctttgctctacggcgccgtacttgcctgtgccagaaacaaacacgcgggccgattagtgcgcgatattgttaaaaaatttgccgggtgtacatacaagcagcatttaaatgaaattaaatactgtcaccattgtgcaacctctcgagtcgtaTTTGTTTCAatgtaaggatgtctttcggtacttttcccattgaaaaagatctttttcatttttagatttggttagttagggggtcgacctatattccggtccgacctatagtccagtTTTTACGGTAGCCTAAAAATATGTATGATAAGAGAAAATTCTAGCTGAAATAAACTGAGAGTTAAATTAGTGGCCCACATCTTGACTCTGCACTTGACACACTGAACAGCCAGCACCCTCCTTAATTTCTGGATGTTTACAAAAGGCATTCCCATTGTCATAACTGTAGAGCCAAAAAAAAATCTATCGATAAGCACTGAAAGATGTTTTGTGTCCTGCATACAGTCACCCTTCAGCATTGCGCATGCAGCAAAGCAATGAGACCACATGTTAGTGTCAAACAGAGTCAGTACAGTTAGTTAAAGCCATACAAAGCAAAGTGCTCAATCTCTACTATACAACAAATGCAGAAGCCAGAAAATGCTGCCTAAAGATATCAAAATCAATCACTGCTTTCGCATAGTGCAGAATCTAACACACAGAGAAAAGTCAGAAGTAGCAAGGCTGAAGTCGTCTTCCTTTGCAAGTATGATCATGACATTCCTTCTCAATGTATACTACTAGAGGAAAAGTGTCATTTACAAGGTGCTTCCCATGCCATTTACATTTGATGTAAATGCCAACTCACACAGGCTGAGCTCCCCCTAAgaataccaacaggcccaccattcagcATTGCCCACACCACATTTCCAGCATCCCCCCTGGTTCCTAGGTATACATGTGCATGAATCCCAGATGCACACTGTGCTGTGCTTCTGTTGAAGTTGTGACTACATAATCCATTCCATCACAAGTGAGACAGCAAAATTTCATGCCTCTACTACCTTTTTTTTATCACACTGCATGTGTATAACAGTTATGCTGCCAATGTCGCATCTCAAAAATCACATATCTATGGCCACATTACATGGGGATATAAATTTAATAAGAAACAAGATACTTAAAGTTAAATTAATTTCCTCAGCAACGCAGCCGTTTTTTTGTGCACAAAAAAATGCTGGCAGTATTCCCGAAGGGTAATCTATCAGTCTTGTGTAACTTCTTCTCAGTGATAATTCCCATAGGTGTCATTTAAACCACCTGCCTACGCACTGATCTGTGGCTGAACTATATCACTTCCAGCCTGAAAGCAGAGCTGGTGCGAGCATATTCATTATCGGGTGGTGTAGAAAAGTGGAAAGGGGGAGGATAAATTTAAGGCAGGCATGCTTCTTTGGCATTGCTCCTAGTAAACATAAAGTTAATCAAATGAACCAAATGCAGCAGTGAGTGCATCACATGCTCAATTACACGGAATTCATTGTTGGCTTCTTAAGGCAGCAATCGGCAAAACTTTGGTTTTATTCCACAGATTTCTGGGGTGGAAACTACCACCCCTCACCGCACCTTGATGCCCTGAATTCCTGGAAGCACTGGGAGAATAGGCCTAGCAAAATACCGACAGACCTATGCAGGAAATATTTCAAGCTCCTCCCCAAAGTTTGCCCTTGTTTCATCAAATTCAAGCCTGGGAACCTGTGCAATAATGCATTTAAGCACCTTATGCTTACAAAAAGCACACTGCAAATGGCATGCAACTTCCAAAGTGCACATGCACCAGCTTTTAATTAAAGAAGTGCAAGGCCGTGCAGGTCAACACAGAAACAGCGAAAGCGTCTGGAAGCATGCAGAAGCAGACACCAATGGAGTAAGTGAACCTTCTGGGAGAGGTTGCCACAGTGGAATAGTTAGTAGCCGTGGTTTGGGAGTGGGGGCCTGGTTAGAATTCCCGGTGACCAAGGTGGGTGCTGCAGGTGCTGAGAAAGGTGATGGTGGGGGCAGGAGGCCGATGTCTTTGACGGGTTCACCTTTCTCTTCAGTAACTGGTGAGGATGGTTCTGCCAGTCTCTCCGGCACATCCGAGACAGGGGCTGCaatttcgtgaaaaaaaaatagtaaacaGTGAGTGACAACAGCCTTGCTAGCCAGGAATAGTGGAATGAAGCATAATAAAATAACATGTCCACATGAAAGCACAGTCAGCGTTAAAAGTTGTGCAGAACACTCAAGCAGAGGGCAATGAAGAGCGAAATAAGAGAAAAGCTGGTAACTTAGAGGTGACACGCTGAAGTCCATAAGGCTTGTAGGTCTATGTGGCTCTAGTTTTGAGTGAGCATTTCTTGCGAAAGCTGATGACTGCAGCAAGATGTTGCTTTGTCTACAAGGCAATGCATCGCTTGTGCCCTTCACACAAGTCTGACGCTAACTGCACACAGTCCGAGGCAAGTTGCATTTCCAGTCTGTGCGGCACACCAAGCTAAATGTAAGTACCTGAAATGACTTCTCAATCTTCTGCTTCATGTCACATTTCTGAGGCTGTTATCCTGGTACTGCAATTACTTGTACAGCTGGTTTCAGTTCAGTATAACTAAATTATACTTTTGGTCCAGAAGTATCATAAAATCATAGTTTCTGCCAAAGTTTTTGTGTTTTGGCATGTGCGAAATTCTGCATGTTAGTGTGACACTACTGCAGATATCTTCATGTGACATTGTGAGTGGTATATTAGTGCATGAATGTCAGCTCGATGGCCTGTCCAATGTAAACATAACAAAACATGGTGGCATCGCTCATTTGACTTATTGGTGCATAGTACACGAAAAAGGTGTAAGCAACAGAAAATGAAAGACAGTGACAGACATGAAGAGCACTCAATCTGTTACTGtctgttatttttttattgcctTCAGTAGCTCTACAGTTTTTTCATAAACTATGGAGCGGCAATAACAGTTTGCAAACATGATGGCCAGCATGACGTCGTGACAACATCAGCACAAGCAAATTGTTACTTCATTTGCTGTTAATGAGCATTTATACACAGGATATCTCACCAGATATTTCAGTAAAGATTACGGAGCCAAGATGCATACAATTTTGTACAAACACAAGACTGATGCTTAACATTGCTGAGATTGCTTATATGGCAAAACCTTGAAGCATCACACCAGGAATCTTGAAGGCCGTAAAAGGTGCCTCCTACAATTCTCAAATCATTTCATATATGTGCAAAGTAATATGGTTGTAGTCATACTGCCTTGCcaatagacctcctgcatgttttcAAACAAACAAAGTGGCGCTGCAGTCTCTAACAGGCTCGCAGTAGTCAAGAACTAGGGGAGCGGGCGTCACGGGGAAAC
The Amblyomma americanum isolate KBUSLIRL-KWMA chromosome 3, ASM5285725v1, whole genome shotgun sequence genome window above contains:
- the LOC144125709 gene encoding uncharacterized protein LOC144125709 (The sequence of the model RefSeq protein was modified relative to this genomic sequence to represent the inferred CDS: added 261 bases not found in genome assembly); the encoded protein is MKALWDTLRRRQPRQRPGIQEDATSDDDEWSRAKKSAAPAPPRSLVGGPSSSSVHHQQPSARGAGNGSVVSCPPGATGASCRALSDDCAIDDLLEGRMDLRLVLPDGRDVLVNVERRTPVMDLLVQVATAHKINPSGHFVQAPTERGDMLTCKPNTAIGSLDVSHLLIVPKGAPATGGGTADPAFWQRKGMRPPSKPFEPTQRIQVRLPRQQLMVLRLPLTTTLGELRQNVCTEKSLDPQGYQLVRPGVPTRPLDLSCTLQEYGASEVTLLSNRTLANNIQNSTADIMSYSLNQENKRGSHVFPPHAGSKGSLTGSSSDGASSRGTSPTRSELPTVFSRPASKKRPAPPPPLPSSPPPTIPEQEGDTTTLPTKGGRREGAGHSRQSSDSSGYHEASVLSDLPDTPSPEAPQGRPNCNLRQPSPSRATGTAAAVHRRSAPVDSGCRAVRPQSTISEAGTLGHGKKRKAPPPPPLALQPSTATLPIVEATKPANTQLAPVSDVPERLAEPSSPVTEEKGEPVKDIGLLPPPSPFSAPAAPTLVTGNSNQAPTPKPRLLTIPLWQPLPEDDYSRQYGEASTDFQKLVLPHIDASLDSPEDPDSLIVDSSACVSDSASWEYTIPEPPSPFRTRSVIASESKAVSQDEMKTEPPQPDSPKSNLSRDDSGLVDDVGSRDATPHEVTENRSVGSCSADQDELKSKERDSISPATSGSTSVKAELTVQQEVESRCSIVETVANLAKEEQPESGAESSETSSLSAVPTEEPAVSHSNGPDQDQESDESSSVVTKEPMPRRDSLQIYRLKEVKVSARHEDSPSPETQNASEPLSEPGTCVMQVEASNSVPEEETFVQTVVVSQEHKGGQVKTTVQMASVEYLHTGSVNVDASKSKCVISEDSEESSRDTPQTGVLDRRELVKMSSFPNAAEKRTDVENAILQASNEISPEVKECEASVPEQDTKLNHKQDIERERTPRPRSIVAGPISFSIGSYGSYKTEVVDDIYSGEAPKPNFERFKNIKVISPSTAKSGVHHPVSSKVSSGPTLGSATLTRTEEKQSSDGDTVFTVKIGSWETGGDNQALKQSAKQSVSTADLCPSQRIQPASREVGQLQFEEEKDNLLSEYARLQEQFVAWKQQLASNQNLLEDNKIVPSTTATSAAAPQAASTAAVNGQHEVRVSTLPRTKPARPLSLVEERSRAFKQPGSAECMTAPVVSFGTWKDQREERAIVSTSSLINRQKSFGGLEGIEEKTRKPHGSLTVQSGAKQQTKPKPESKKPTGILYAAPVVRGFSAEAIEKLSQEASLQHKVSQSRERATPHEDIPVAMSVQRLLSVQPSDKGRVTVTSTHTSSEVSVSSQHDSMTDRRSLPPYLQSEIVRLAKKPSATSEQHLSGTGHPSCSNNKPSIVQATLKSGVTVEPLASAHSVVKVNGHVGSAQAVQDHSTAQTERSSDHLKRSTSECDGPRKVTAAQSGSQSVTRNSQASVVGTRDILMDEIRNFGGKSSLRKVSTEPAWQLNVCGLRSA